In Candidatus Desulfofervidus auxilii, one genomic interval encodes:
- the ahbC gene encoding 12,18-didecarboxysiroheme deacetylase: MIGVSKLYCGTVEASDPLRYGRRTKNLPSHLLQFALDKKPIVVWNCTRRCNLKCKHCYAQAEDKDFSNELTTEEGKQLIKDLATFGCPVLLFSGGEPLIRKDVLELAEYAAQLGLRVVFSTNGTLITKDLAKRLKEIGTSYVGISLDGTEKVHDQFRGVPGAFKKAIEGIRNCKEAELKVGLRFTIFKGNAQEVSAIFDIVEKEEIDRVCFYHLVYSGRGSALIEQDLSHEETRKVVDLIIDRTYDLFQRGKPKEVLTVDNHADGPYIYLRMLKENNPRAEEVLELLKMNEGNSSGVGIGCISWDGEVYADQFWRNHSFGNVRKRPFSEIWMDTSNPLMARLKEKKKYIKGRCSQCKWLDVCAGNFRARAEAYYGDIWAPDPACYLTDEEIGLEDSVDGDND, translated from the coding sequence GTGATAGGCGTATCTAAGTTATATTGTGGCACAGTGGAAGCATCAGACCCGTTGCGGTATGGACGTAGGACCAAAAATCTGCCATCTCATCTCCTTCAATTTGCCTTAGATAAAAAACCTATTGTGGTCTGGAATTGCACCAGGCGATGTAATCTAAAGTGCAAACACTGTTATGCCCAGGCCGAAGACAAAGATTTCAGCAACGAATTGACCACAGAGGAAGGAAAACAATTAATTAAAGACTTAGCCACATTTGGGTGTCCAGTCCTATTATTCTCTGGAGGTGAGCCCTTAATCAGAAAAGATGTGTTAGAGTTGGCTGAGTATGCAGCCCAATTGGGATTAAGGGTAGTTTTTTCTACTAATGGGACTTTGATTACTAAAGATTTGGCTAAAAGACTAAAAGAAATAGGCACTTCTTATGTAGGCATAAGTTTAGATGGGACAGAAAAGGTGCACGACCAGTTTAGGGGGGTTCCAGGGGCATTTAAAAAGGCCATTGAGGGTATAAGAAATTGCAAAGAAGCAGAATTGAAAGTGGGTCTTAGGTTTACCATCTTTAAAGGCAATGCCCAGGAAGTCTCTGCTATTTTTGATATAGTAGAAAAAGAAGAAATAGACAGAGTGTGTTTTTATCACTTAGTATATTCTGGCCGGGGTAGTGCCTTAATTGAACAAGACTTATCTCATGAAGAGACAAGAAAAGTAGTAGATTTAATCATTGACCGCACTTATGATCTGTTTCAAAGGGGAAAACCAAAAGAAGTGTTAACCGTAGATAACCATGCCGATGGTCCTTATATCTACTTGCGCATGTTAAAGGAGAATAATCCCCGGGCTGAGGAAGTGCTAGAGTTGTTAAAGATGAATGAAGGTAATAGCTCTGGGGTGGGAATAGGATGTATTAGTTGGGATGGAGAGGTCTATGCTGACCAATTCTGGCGCAATCATAGCTTTGGCAATGTGAGAAAAAGGCCTTTTAGTGAAATCTGGATGGATACCTCAAACCCCTTGATGGCCAGATTAAAAGAAAAGAAAAAATATATTAAAGGCCGCTGTAGTCAGTGTAAATGGCTAGATGTCTGTGCTGGTAACTTTCGGGCTAGGGCAGAGGCCTATTATGGAGATATTTGGGCCCCTGATCCTGCTTGTTATTTGACAGATGAGGAGATTGGTCTGGAAGATTCAGTGGATGGTGATAATGACTAG
- the tsaA gene encoding tRNA (N6-threonylcarbamoyladenosine(37)-N6)-methyltransferase TrmO, which produces MKKRFEIEQIGIIHSPYKTKEECPIQGSLKPEVTGKIEIYPEYEEGLETIETFSHIMLFYIFDRAGEIKLSRSTFLDDAPHGVFASRHPCRPNFIGISIVKLEKRNGNTLEVSGIDILDNTPLIDIKPYIPRFDYVKNANNGWTEDKKIRQKPPGRE; this is translated from the coding sequence ATGAAAAAGAGATTTGAAATTGAGCAGATAGGAATAATTCATAGCCCATATAAGACCAAGGAGGAATGCCCCATCCAAGGTTCACTTAAGCCAGAAGTAACAGGAAAGATTGAAATATATCCAGAATATGAAGAAGGATTAGAAACGATAGAAACTTTTTCCCATATCATGTTATTTTATATTTTTGATAGAGCAGGAGAAATAAAATTATCCAGATCAACTTTTCTAGATGATGCACCTCATGGTGTTTTCGCTTCCCGACACCCTTGTAGACCAAATTTCATCGGTATTTCTATTGTAAAACTAGAAAAAAGAAATGGTAATACATTAGAAGTAAGCGGAATAGATATTCTGGATAATACACCACTCATAGATATAAAGCCATATATCCCGAGATTTGACTATGTTAAAAATGCAAATAATGGATGGACAGAGGATAAAAAGATTCGTCAAAAGCCACCAGGCAGAGAATGA
- the ligA gene encoding NAD-dependent DNA ligase LigA — MYNQIQQKELLEKTKFFLNWLKNHPVKTLSLKEAEKIITNLREVIIYHDWRYYVLNDPVISDYEYDILFRYLRDMEKRYPKLITPDSPTQRVASELTKVFPEVPHLSKMLSLDNAYGAEELRDFHRRVTQGLGIDEVEYVCEPKFDGAGIALIYEGDYLKRGATRGDGARGEDITPNIKTIHSIPLKAPFSQFGIHLLEIRGEVLIDKETFHKLNQKRLEEGLTPFANPRNAGAGSLRLQDPREVAQKNLVAFVYQITYAVNKKGETLLGSHLRSHWEVLNILHQCGFKVTREARLCHGIEEVITFCQDWEGKREGFDYEIDGVVIKLNSIAYQQKLGETAHHPRWAIAFKFKPKQATTVLKRVVFQVGRVGSITPVAELEPVEVGGVTISRVSLFNEDFIREKDIRAGDTILVERAGEVIPYVVKVIKEARKGTEKPIIFPKTCPSCGSALVRLPDEAAWRCLNIRCPVQLMERLKHFASRRAMDIEGLGDRTARVLVVSGLVKDVGDIYFLNEEKLLKELPKRMEALGKPIPTFLGELNVKKLLKGISQSKIRPLHRVIYAIGIRYVGYTTATILAEMVNSIDDLINMPLEDLELAPGIGPKIAHSIKEFFNLPENIKVIEKLKKAGVRMAKLEMAGPLAGKVFVFTGALSTMSRDEAKSKVEALGGKSGDTVSKKINYVVVGKNPGSKLEKAKRLGLKIITEQEFLEMIKER, encoded by the coding sequence ATGTATAACCAAATTCAACAGAAAGAATTGCTGGAGAAGACAAAATTTTTTTTAAATTGGTTAAAAAATCATCCCGTAAAGACCCTCTCTCTAAAAGAAGCAGAAAAAATTATAACTAATCTGCGAGAGGTAATTATTTATCACGATTGGCGGTATTATGTATTAAACGACCCGGTTATTTCTGATTATGAATATGATATTTTGTTTCGCTATTTGCGGGATATGGAAAAAAGGTATCCCAAACTTATTACTCCTGACTCTCCTACCCAAAGAGTGGCTAGTGAACTTACCAAAGTCTTTCCAGAAGTGCCTCATCTTTCTAAGATGCTTTCTTTAGACAATGCTTATGGTGCAGAAGAATTAAGAGATTTTCATAGGCGGGTAACTCAAGGCCTGGGTATAGATGAAGTAGAATATGTTTGTGAACCCAAGTTTGATGGGGCAGGTATTGCTTTAATTTATGAAGGTGATTATTTAAAGCGAGGTGCAACCCGTGGTGATGGTGCCAGGGGTGAAGATATTACTCCCAATATCAAGACTATCCATTCCATCCCCCTTAAGGCCCCTTTTTCCCAATTTGGCATCCATCTTTTGGAAATAAGGGGCGAGGTGTTAATTGATAAAGAGACCTTTCATAAGTTAAACCAAAAAAGGTTGGAAGAAGGTTTAACGCCCTTTGCCAATCCTCGCAATGCTGGTGCTGGCTCTTTAAGACTCCAGGACCCAAGGGAAGTGGCCCAAAAAAACTTGGTGGCCTTTGTTTATCAAATTACTTATGCTGTAAATAAAAAAGGAGAGACTCTCTTGGGTAGTCATTTGAGGTCTCACTGGGAAGTTTTAAACATCTTGCATCAATGTGGATTTAAGGTTACCCGCGAGGCTCGGTTATGCCATGGCATAGAAGAAGTTATCACTTTTTGCCAGGATTGGGAAGGAAAGCGAGAAGGATTTGACTATGAAATAGATGGAGTAGTAATTAAGCTCAACTCTATTGCTTATCAGCAAAAACTTGGTGAAACTGCTCATCACCCTCGTTGGGCAATTGCCTTTAAGTTTAAGCCTAAACAAGCAACTACTGTTTTAAAAAGAGTGGTTTTTCAGGTAGGTAGAGTGGGGTCCATCACGCCTGTAGCAGAACTTGAACCGGTGGAGGTAGGAGGAGTGACCATAAGCCGAGTTTCCCTTTTTAATGAAGATTTTATCAGAGAAAAGGATATTAGAGCAGGTGATACTATATTAGTAGAACGAGCAGGTGAGGTTATTCCTTATGTGGTTAAGGTGATTAAAGAGGCGCGTAAAGGAACAGAAAAACCCATTATTTTTCCCAAGACTTGCCCTTCTTGTGGTAGTGCTCTGGTGCGTTTGCCTGATGAGGCTGCCTGGCGGTGTCTAAATATCCGTTGTCCTGTTCAATTAATGGAGAGATTGAAGCACTTTGCTTCCAGACGAGCCATGGATATTGAAGGACTGGGAGATAGGACCGCTCGGGTATTGGTGGTTAGTGGGTTAGTAAAGGACGTAGGGGATATTTATTTTCTTAATGAAGAAAAACTACTAAAAGAACTCCCTAAACGCATGGAGGCCTTAGGGAAGCCTATTCCCACTTTTTTAGGAGAACTGAATGTAAAAAAATTACTTAAAGGCATTTCCCAAAGTAAAATAAGACCCCTTCACCGCGTGATTTACGCTATTGGTATCCGTTATGTAGGTTATACCACGGCTACCATTTTAGCAGAAATGGTGAATTCTATTGATGACCTTATAAACATGCCCTTAGAAGACTTGGAACTGGCTCCAGGTATAGGTCCTAAAATTGCTCATAGTATTAAAGAATTCTTTAACCTACCAGAAAACATTAAGGTGATAGAAAAATTAAAAAAGGCTGGTGTGCGAATGGCCAAGCTAGAGATGGCCGGGCCTTTAGCAGGCAAAGTGTTTGTGTTTACTGGTGCACTCAGCACTATGAGCAGGGACGAAGCCAAAAGTAAGGTAGAGGCGTTGGGTGGAAAATCTGGGGATACAGTGAGTAAGAAAATAAATTATGTAGTGGTAGGAAAAAACCCAGGCTCAAAATTGGAAAAGGCAAAACGCCTAGGATTAAAAATTATAACAGAACAAGAGTTTTTAGAAATGATAAAAGAAAGGTAA